Sequence from the Castanea sativa cultivar Marrone di Chiusa Pesio chromosome 12, ASM4071231v1 genome:
ATGTGCTTCATCTTCAAAACATTAAGATTAAGATTGATGTTGAGCTTCTTCTTGATGTTGGAAGTGACTTTCTTCAACTTGGTTTTGTTGCTCAACACCATAGCACCACCACCAAATGAGATATTTCTATTTGTGGGTGTAATGAAAtccaaatcttcaaaatcaGAATCCAAGTCCATGGCACTGTAAGCCCGAGGGACCAAAGGGGACCATATTGAGCTCTGCGTGTAGTCGAAGTCGAAAGCCAATGACTTGTCGGGGAATTTGCAGAGAAGCTCTTTTGACATCAATGGTTCTAAGTAGTACACCACTTTTGTAGTGCCCATAACAAGCCTCTctgtctcttcttcttcttctactttggACATAGCCATATCTAAGAGAGATTTTGTTCTGAATCTTCTATATGAGATACTCTCTACATAAAATGTTGTGatcttttttgccttttttttgctttctgttTCCTTTGTGGGATTTGGACCGTTTGGGACTTGTGTTTAAAGCAAACGTGTGGGAAGAAAGAACAACAGGATGTTTAGGAAAGTTAccgttaaattttcaattttaaatgtGATGTGCCTGCTTTGTCCCTTGTTTCTTAACCTTTTTCTCGATTTTGCCCTccatttttgcttttttctcattttggtccATGGAGTGAGTGATATAGGTGTCATGTCACTTGTACCATACCCACAATAGTTTAGAACAATGaataatctaataaaaagtGACCAGAGAATCTTAGGAACATGCAGTCAATTTTcgctacaaccaaataaaataaaaataaagcatttATAATGATTAGCTGCTTgtgaatttatatttaataataatactagAAATATGTGATGAAATCATAAAAGTGTTCGTCTATATATTAACtagtactaaaaaaataataaataaataaaaagtaaaaactagcacttttcgtaaaaaaaaaaaaaaaatactagcacttaaagtaaatattttttttagaagaactgAAAGTGGAGATTGATCAAGAAAGCTACTTACAGCTTGGAGGCTAGATCAAGCATCCCAATATTCAAATCCAAATTGTCTTATTTTCTTTAGATTTGAATATTTTGGGTCTTAAAAATCTAGAGCTCTAATTTGCAATTTGGATGAATGGTGAGTCCAAGCTTAATGACTTGGAACATATTAGACCTACTACCAAGAAGATCGCACCTCAATGACCACCCCTAGCCATGGAGGTCAGTAAGTTAGCCTCTTTTACCATATGGTTGTAGTTATCGcatttatgtatttattatttcattcaCCATCAATCTTATTTAATGATACATGACATGTGATTAGTTCTCCAACTCATAATGCAGAAGGCTGATAGAGGATGTTGTTCTTCATTCACTCCTATTTGGACTCTCTATGAGGCATAGGGTGAGATATTCAAGGGAtagtaaaatttcaattctacCTCAACAAAGGTCGTACAAATATCCAAACacaattttaggaaaatatatgaaatcataAGCTTATAGTCAAAGTTTCAAcaatttgttataatttaaGAGTTTTTAAAATAACACCAGGTCTaaccaataataataagaagGCCATGTGACTTGATATATTAATAAAACCATTGATTACATGACTTGATATATCCATAAGGTAATTTGATTTGATATATCAATGTGACGTTGGGTGGAGATACTCACactaaatgataaaatttaaaaagttaaatcaATTTCTTCTAATTTATTTACATCATTCACACTAAACAACAAAAGCTTGAAAAGTTGAATTCAACATTTAGTTTCCTTCTCGTTTATTTGATAGCATTCACATTGAGTtgacaaaacaataaaatttttattaaaaaaaacttaataaaagaaaGACAGAGAAACATAGATGAGATATTGGTTCGGTACTGATCTACAAGCTAGAATAGCCTATTTTTACCGGTAAGTCTGATATATAGAATGGTACTATTTGAATATGTTTTTGTATTGGTGGACTAACTTGTAGGATAATTACTAATTGTATTGGATGATTTATTATCCTTTTGGATACTAATGATAATCCAGCATTTTGCGTTTTGGTTTCAGCTTTTCAGTGAGCCCATGCACTGTTTACGGGACctataacttcttttttttagcaaaactttcattaaaaatgggttctacaatactattcacacatttaaaaattattttactacaatatttttaattttcaatttttagcaaaataagccgTATCCAAACAGAcgcttattatttttattaacttcCTTGATCAGACCTTCATGGCTGAATATAGTTTATGGGCTTGATTTatgttatttgtttgtttatgggtttggtaATTGCAAATGACAGCGGCTTTGTCTTTTTGGCCAACAACTCTATTTTTAAGAACCATCTGGTGGTTTCAAGCTGTTGAGATATCTAAAGCTAAGTCTGTGAATACAGAGTACCAACGGATAGTTTTTAAATCTCAAGAACAGAGCAACAACAACGGCTAGTTGTCTAAAGTATTTATTTGTAGTTGAGTTGTTGTATAGGCAGGCCAAAACAATGTTGTTCTCCAAACAGTGTTAGTGAGACTGTTGTCAGTTAGATTAGGCGGGAAAGGCCGTTATTTTTCTTCCAGGATTTGCTCCACCTTTCACGGATCAATCCCGTGATTTCAGGGCTGGTTAATTAAGTAGTTACAATGAGATTATCTGTATAAATAGTGACAATTGTAATGTAAATCATTGAAGCAAGCATTTACAGAAAATTTCTGGAGttttctctccttttctctctctttctcttacttTCTGGTTTTCTGTGATTCTGAGAATTTTTGCTTCACAGTAGTTCTTCGTTTGCTCAACAATTGATTCAATCATACATTCTTAGTTCAATTTCTTTCACAAGCGACAGTGCGAATGGTAGTTTGGGTGGTTTGTGTGACGACGGTGTCTGTCTTTTTGGCTGAAATGGGTAGAGAAATTATAGTACATTCCTATCAActagtggggggggggggggggtgttctATTTCACAATTATGATTTGATTTCCTGGATTTGACAGTGTACAGAAAGAATGTGGCACTCGTTACATCTTTAGCTTCGTAGTATTTAATCAAAGCCATGAAATAAATCCATTTCAAATGGAGATGAACCTAATACAAAAGTTACCGTTTAAACTTAAAGCcctatctcaaaaaaattatatacatgaAAAAAGGCATGCAATATGCATATTTAACTGAAAAGGAAAGGCATATATTACAACCACTATTATGGAAATTTCAAACCTTGGCCCCAAATATGTTTGGTGCCTCCTATTTCGTACATTATTTGTCTATCAAAGTTATACACGCAGGCAATGTGTAGAATACCTAATATCTTTCAATCCTTCTTCAGCACCAAAAAGTGCTTCCTAATTGTCTCGTCTAGCAGAAAAGGCAGAAATGCTATCAAAAGCAAAGTCCAAGTCCTCTCCCTTGTCCGTGGATCCTAGTTTCTGAGTTGCCATTTTTCATCCAGAATAATTGTCATTTTGAGAGAGATCATCCATAGGCCTTCAGAAGGGCACGGGGCATTAGGGGATCTCTAGGACTAGTTTGATGATGTCCTCACTAGAAGGAATTTGATGCTCACTTGCTCTAAACCCCCAGCAGCAAGAATGCCAAATGGCTTTAGCAATGGGGCAATTGAAGAATATGTGGCTGCTTGATTCTAAATCTTGACATCATAAAGGGCATGCAAGGTTCATAGAGTCGATCCTCCTGAATATGTTTTCTTTGGTTGGAAGAGTGTTAGCTCCAATTCTCCAAAGAATCAATCTTAATCTTTCTGGAACTTTGAATATTGTAAGCAAGGAGAGGGAAAGGATGGCTGAGGCCGATTCATCATCAAAACAGTTATGGAAGTTGGTTTAGTTTGGTTATGACACTGAATAGACATCTgcattttagttcaaaattagCAAAATAAGAATCGAACTTTAAAAGATTGAATGGAAGCCCAACTTCCTCAAACATAAACAAAGAAACATTaagattaaatttaattagtagatttttttttggggttggggggggggggggggagaaattagtaaaaaaatttattcaaccaAATAGAACACAAATCCAGCAGGCAACACAGTAACTctgttggatatttttataaaaaaatatcatatttattttaatactcattTATGCGAATTGAGGAAATCAATTACCTGTTAATGTCAGACACattaattgttaaattttgaaaattcaaatataattcaaaatttgaatagctattgtcaatggttttaattaggaaatttttgaaaattaatgtgaaTTATAATACCATATATTGACAGCTTTTAGTATACTTTCCATTTTAAGGTTTTGTATTCAAACGTTCTTATTTAAATATGACATAATAACATCATATATGCAAGAACTTTTAGCATTTAAATGTACAGTTATTGctgaattattttatgttataataagtTACCATATATACACAAATGTTTACTATTTGGTTTAATGGAAAGTGGTCAAACAGCTAGCAATCTTTTTTAGAGTAAACGGTTGAATAAGAGCTAGCAATTTTTGTAACATAAATTCAGGAAGAAGACTTTTGAAAAGTTATTGTAATAATGAGCCATTAAATGTTATGACCCTTTCCTTTTTGTTCTCAACGTACAAAAGTTTGACTggtttatataatatatatatatatatatatatatatatatatatatatatatatatttatgatcatttaaagttttaaatatagaaaacgttttattttttggctaaagACAAGCAAAATGTCTGGTTATATATACACATGGAAGGAAATAAAAGTTACAAATACacacttttatttttgaattacaaagctacaaacttttaaaaaaaaaacaattttttttctaaacactTACCATCTATTGCTTCTTACTACTCACAAAAATATTCTatcttttacaaatttttctgagaaaagaaagtactatagaGAGCTTATATCCTACGAGTAGTATAGGCTCGCAAGGATAATCAGCAAAGGTAGCTGAGCCGTTGTATCCTGGAGACAACGTGCAGAAACTATTTGTCTAACTATATCAGATATACCATAGACGACACGATTTGTCTTAAGACAGTGACTTGGTCCATGCCTCATCTCTGCCACCTCTTTTGGTAAATCAAATTGTGTAGTTTCCAAGGAAAATTCAGGTATtatctctcctttatttccAACAATTTGAGACAAATCGATATGGAGAACACAAAATCATCCTTGGAAAATGGTAATGCTATGTCTAATTCCTCTGGAGCGGGTGATCTTAATAAGCCATTCCGTTTCCTTGGTGTTAACTTTAAGAGGTGGAGACAAaagactttatttttttgatcttACTCTCTTGAATGTGGCTTATGTATTAACTgagaaaaaaccaaagaaaaagaaatctgaACAATTAACTGAAGAAGAACTTTCTCAACATGAAAAAGATGTTAAGAAATGGGATAAGGATCATCTTTATTGTAgaaattatttacttaattgTCTTTCTGATGATTTGTATGATTATTATGATCAAGCTTACAAATCAGCCAAAAAGGTATGGAAggcattgaataaaaaatatgatacaGAGGAAGCTGGATAGAAGAAATATGCATGTAGCCGATTTTTCAGATTTCAGATGGTTGAAGGCAAGTCCGTGGTAGAACAATCCTATGAACTCCAAATGATTGCACAAGATGTTCGATCTGACGGCATTCGTGTAGATGAACAAATGCAAGTTTCAGCCATCATTGACAAGCTGCCTGAATCTTGGAAGGAGTTTGCCAAAGTTCTGAGACACAAGCAAAAGGAACTCTCCTTTGAATCCCTTATCACCCGTTTGAGAGTGGAGGAAGAGGCAAGGAACCAAGACAAAACTGTTGAACTCCATGGAGCAAATGGTCCTTAGGTAAATTTTATCTCTTCAAATGAAAACATGCCAAAAGCCAATGCAAAAAATAATGACTATGTAAGGCCTAAGAAAAGGAACTTCAAATGTAGGCCAAATGGAAATCAGCCTCAACATAAGACCCACTCTAATCAAAGAAAGAACCGAGCACACCATTCTAAGCATGCTCCAAATAATGGCAGCCACACTAATAATAGCAATGTTTTGTATGTGGAAAGCCTGGACATTCAGCTAGAAATTGTCGTTTTCGAAAACATGGGCCTATGGCTCAAGCCAATGTCATTGAAGAGCCTCTTGTGGCTATGGTTACCGAGATTAATATTCTTGAAGGCTTAGAAGGGTGGTGGATTGATTCTGGGGAAACCAGACATGTttgttatgataaaaattggttCAAGACCTACACCATCTTGGATGAGACAAAGAAAATTATGCTTGGTGATTCTCATACCATTGATGTTGTGGATATTGGAGAGGTGCTTCTCAAATTTACTTCTGGGAGAGAAATCACTCTCAAAGATGTCTTTCATGTTCCTAACATTAGAAAGAATCTAGTTTatagttttttgttgaataaggCTGGTTTCAAACAAGTCTTTGAGGCTGATCAATATGTACTCTTTAAAAAGGGCATGTTTGTTGGCAAAGGCTATGCTTGTGATGAAATGTTTAAACTTAATGTTGAGATgaatgaaaattcaagttttgctTATATTGTTTCTTGTGTGAATGTTTGGCACGGTAGATTATGTCAcatcaataataaatatatgaaaaatatgagtGGTTTAGGTTTAATtcctaaacttaaaaatgaacttgaaaaatgtgaaatttgtaaCTTGACTAAAATTATTCAAAAGCCTCATAAATCAATTGAAAGAAATACTGAATTACTAGAGCTTATCCATAGTGATATTTATGAATTTGAAGGACATTTGACACATGGAGGTAATCAGTATTTTATAACCTTTAtagataatttttcaaaatattcataTGTCTatcttatgaaaaataaaaatgatgcttttgaaaattatcaattttcttaaaagaaGCTAAGAATACTTTtgataaaaaagttaaaaggttTAAAACTGATAGAGGAAAAGAATATGATACTCTTGGTcttaataattatattcaatCTCTTGGTGTTGTTCATGAGACTACTGCCCCTTATTCTCCATCTTCAAATGGAGTAGCTGAACGTAAAAATAGGACTCTTATAAATTTAACAATGCTATGCTTGTTAGTTCTAGGGCTCCTAAAtatttttggggtgaagctgtTTTAACtgcaaattttgttttgaatagaGTACCTCATAAAAAGACTTTTTTAACTCCTTTtgaattatggaaaaaatataaacaaaatctgaattttttcaaagtttggGGTTGCTTAGCACATGTGAGGCTATCTGACCCTAAAAGACCTAAACTTGGGGTAAAGGCTTCTACATGTGTGCTTTTGGGTTATTCTTTATATAGCACAacttatagattttttgataTTGATAATAATACTATAATTAAATCTAGAGATgtaatttttcatgaaaataaatttccatttaaatataaaaatagtggGGGTTTTGAACAACAAGAGAATTTTGAATGTTCAACATCTAAGTCAAAAGATATTAATGAATATGAGATTGAACCTAGGAGGAGTAAAAGACCTAGAATTGAAAAGGTTTTTGGTCCTGAATATTATGTGTATAATTTACAAGGTGACCCTACTTCTTTAGAGGAAGCTTTATCTTCTTCTGATTCAAGTTTTTGGAAAGAAGCCATCAAGGATGAGATGGATTCTATTATCTCTAATAATACTTGGAAACTTGTAGATTTACCTCCAAGTTGTAAAAAATTGGATGTAAATGGGTActtagaagaaaattaaaacttgatggatttattgaaaaattcaaagcaaGGCTTGTAGCTAaaggttttaaataaaaagaagatattgaTTTTTTCGATACTTTTTCTCCTGTTACTAAAGTTACGTCTATTAGATTATTGATTGCTATAGTAGCTATTCATAATTTGATgatacatcaaatggatgtaaagacGGCTTTTCTAAATGGAGatttagaagaagaaatctacatggaCCAACCAGAAGGTTTTACAATGCCAGGTAATAAGCATAAggtatgtaaattattaaaatctttatatggtttaaaacaagcacctaaacaGTGGCATAAGAAATTTGATCAATGTTTGCTTTCTAATGGTTTTAAAACAAACGAAAGTGacaaatgtatatattataaaacttttgatgatgctcatgttataatttgtttatatgttAATGATCTTCTAATTTTTGGTCCTAATATGGATATTATAAATGCTGCCAAAATGCTTCTTAAAAATAactttgatatgaaagatttaGGAGAAGCTAATGTGATTCTTGGCATGAAAATTTCTAGAACTTCAAATGGCATATTTATAGATCAATCTcattatatagaaaaaattttgaaaaaatataattactttGATTGTAAACTTGCAAGTATTCCTTTTGACTCTTGTGTGCATCTTTTTCCTACTAaagatgaaaatgatatttACAATCAAAAGGAATATGTTAGTATTATTAGAAGTCTTAGATATGttactgattgtactagacctgaTATTGCTTATGCCGTAGGAGTTCTAGCAAGATTTACTAGCAAACCTAATTTTGAGCATTGGAATGCCATGACTCAATTAATGAGATATTTAAAAAGAACTGTGCACTATGGTTTGCTATATCAAAGATATCCTGTTGTTCTTGAAGGATATAGTGATGCTAGTTGGAACACCTTATCAGGTGATTCTTTGTCTACCACTGATTATGTATTTACAATAGGTGGTGAAGCAATaagttggaaatctaaaaaacaaCAGATTATTGCTAAATCTACCATGGAGTCTGAATTAATTGTCTTATCTTCAGCTAGTGATTAAGCGGTTGGTTGCGAgatttattatctaaaatttcCATGTGGGAGAAACCTATTTCACTTGtcttaattcattgtgatagtaCTGCCACTATTGATAGAGTGCGCAATAAATACTATAATGGTAAATCCATATCTATTAGAAGAAAACATAGTACTGTGAGATCATACATAAACAATGGTACCATAAATGTTGATTATATTAGTACAAATGATAATATTACGGATTCATTAACTAAAGCTCTAGCTAGAGAAAAGATATGGATAacatcgagggggatgggaCTTAAGCCCAAAGAAGAATAAACTACCTATGAGGATACCCTACCTAGGGACTGGAGATCCCAAGAACTAGGTTCAAAGGGAAAAACTAATCATAGAGTAGTTTGATTGACATGCACTAAATATATGTATGAGTAATAATACTCATGTCCCTCCTTATGGTGTGCATGCATGTATCTTGTAACGTTATAGAagatgagttttatttattaaaaactcTTTATGTGGACTATAGCTCTTATGAGTGGGATGTTAGAGTTACAAGAACATCCTTAATAGCCACACCTAAGTGAGCATAGAAGTGAGGCCGCTTCCTTTGAGAATGGGGCTAGTTCTCTAAATAGCTCATGGATGCTAGGATAAAGCACAAGGTCGTAATGTGCTGGCTTAGAAGTTCGTAGTAGAGTACTGGAATATTATGTGTGTGATGTAATGTTTTGTATCCATAGAAAAAGTTATAGTTCAAGACTTAGATCACTATTAACTGTTggaaataaaggagagataATACCTGAATTTTCCTTGGaaattacacaatttgattTTACCGAAAAAAGGTGGCAGAGATGAGGCGTGGACCAAGTCACTGTCTTGAGACAAATCGTGCCGTCTATGGTATATCCGATGTAGTTAGACAAATAGTTTCTGCACATTGTCCctaggatacaacagcccagcTATCTTTGCTGATTATCCTTGCGAGCCTACACTACTCGTAGGCTATAAGCTCtctatagtacttttttttcccagaaaaattttgtaaaagaaaaaatgttttttgtgagtaataagaagcaaaagatgttaagtgttttttaaaaaattgtttctgaAAAGTTTGCaattttgtaattcaaaaataaaagtgtGTGTCTCTCTAAATCCTTCTTTCTttccatataaatatataaatagccGGACCTATAACTTGTCCTTAGCCAAAGTTTGTACGTTGAGAACTAAAGGAAAGTATCATAATGCCATGCATTTAATACCCATTATTACCATGCCTTTTCAAAAGCTTTCTTCCTAAATATATGTTATAGAAAATGCTAGCTGTTTGTACAGCTGTTTACTCTCAAAAAATTTGCTAGCTGTTTGACCACTTTCCATTAAGCCAATTAGTAaatatttgtgtatatatagttacttattaatcataaaacaattcAGCAATAGCTGTACATTTAAGTGCTGAAGATTCTTGCATATATAACGTTATTATGTCATATTTAAATAAGAACgtttaaatacaaaatgtttAGAATGGAAAGTACACTAAAAGCTAACAATAAAtggtattaaaattcacattaattttcaaagatttcctAATTAAAACCAATGACAATagctattcaaaatttgaattttcaaaatttagcaattaacACATCTGGCATTTAGGAATAATTGATTTCctcaattcacataaatgagtattaaaataaatatgatatatatatatatatatatatatatatatatatatatattttatataaaaatatccaacattAACTTTAGAACAATGTTGTTGAAATACTAAATGAGGGTTCAAGCCATTGACACTCTCATTATGCATAATATTCTACTTAACCCAGaaaaaattgttcttatatatatatatatatatatatatatatatatatatatatatatatatatatatatatatatatatttacctatttattttttataaaaataagtgggggattgttgaatatttttataaaaaatatcatatttattttaatactcattTATACGAATTGAGGAAATCAATTACCCCTTAATGTCAGACACattaattgctaaattttgaaaattcaaatataattcaaaatttgcatagctattgtcaatggttttaattagaaaatctctgaaaattaatgtgaattttaataccaTATATTGACAGCTTTTAGTATACTTTCCATTCTAACGTTTTGTATTCAAACGTTCTTATTTAAATATGACATAATAACATTATATATGCAAGAATTTTCAGCATTTAAATGTACAACTATTActgaattattttatgttataataagtTACCATATATACACAAATGTTTACTATTTGGTTTAATGGAAAGTGGTCAAACAACTAGCAATCTTTTTGAGAGTAAACGGCAGAATAAGCGCTAACAATTTTTGTAACATAAATTCAGGAAGAAGACTTTTGAAAAGTTATTGTAATAATGGGCCATTAAATGCTTGGGATTATGATCCTTTCCTTTTTGTTCTCAACGTACAAAAGTTTGATCGgttcatataatatatatatatatatatatatatatatatatatatatatatatgatcatttaaagttttaaatataGAAAACGTTTTATATTTTGGCTAAAGACAAGCAAcatttttggttatatatacACATGGAAGGAAATAAAAGTTACATATACacacttttatttttgaattacaaagctacaaacttttcaaaaaaacaattttttttctaaacactTACCATCTATTGCTTCTTACTACTCACAAAAATATTCtatcttttacaaaattttctgggaaaagaaagtactatagaGAACTTATATCCTACGAGTAATGTAGGCTTGCAAGGATAATTAGCAAAGATGgctgggctgttgtatcctagGGACAACGTGTAGAAACTATTTGTTTAACTACATCGGATATACCGTAGACGGCACGATTTGTCTCAAGACAGTGACTTGGTCCACGCCTCATCTCTGCCATCTCTTTTGGTAAATCAAATTGTATAGTTTCCAAGGAAAATTCAGGTATTATCTCTCCTTCATTTCCAACAAACTCTACTAAAGACAGCACAAGACATAGCAACTTTAGCTGCTACAGACAGGTACAAGACAAAGAACTTAAACCCAGTCTCCACACCAAAGGTGGCGGTATATTGCAGGGTTAAAATGAATCCCCTTACTtggccaaaaaataaattatatataatttttttaacccttaaaataaaatttgatcacCTGActctaattatttttaaacctagcttaaataaatttgaatatgatCATCTTAGTGCTACTTCCATAATAAAAGttaagtggtaagttgtaaTTGATTTTCATTTAGATCCAcaactaacatcacttttttttaccAATCTTTAACATCTTACCACCTAGAttttgttgtgaattttttgtgaaattgttgtgttAGTAACACTActcttaaaaatatttgattttataagaaagaaaaaaaaagtttccaaaTTTTCactcatttgttaaaaaattaaaaaactttctGGAACTTTGGCATTAGCAGTGTGGAATGAAGTTGTTTTTCACtgcacttttcttcttcatcagcAATATATTATACTACCGATACAACCAACAAATTTGTATCTATGTTTGTAATTCTTTCCTCATTCTCTGTAtctctctttttcccttttatgttttcttagttttttttttttctctccaatcaAGTAGTTTGTTAAGTCTCTAATTCTAAGAGAATGAACGCCGTGTATTAAAAAGCCATACATGCTTAGGTTCAGGACTCCCTCTAGGGcttagagcatctccagcagTATAGGTAAAGGCAAAATATTGCCTATAATAGAGAATGAGACCATAAAATGGTCTCCAATGGCCTCTCTATTTatacttggttttttttttttttttgctcatgaatagtagctcATCAAATTTGATGAACTAATATACATTAGCAATCCCATTTCTGGGGTTAAAAAATTACACCGGCCCTTTATTAtatcaattctttctctctcctccacttttttttttcattctttctgttgctttttttttttttttttctctcattctctcacaAAACAATTCTTGCTCTCATAAACCTGACATAATTTgaacaacaaatctaaaatcaaaacaacaacaacagcagatcaacaacagaaaaaaaaaaaaaaaaatagaacaacaACTAATCAAGTTGAATCATTCTCTCCGTTTCTCTtataatccaaacacaaaacacaaaaaaaaaaaaaaaaaaaaatccaattcttATAATAAAGTTGAATCTGAACaagcaaatatgaaaaaagaagaagaagaagaagaagaagaagaacaagccGATCTGACTCAACCTGGTGGTGGGGAGGAGGATGAGCGGCGGTGGGGTGGCAGACGTAGTAGTGCTGCATGGTGAACGCCGATCTCCACCGACTTTATCCTTTCGACGACCTCCATCTCCATTG
This genomic interval carries:
- the LOC142619235 gene encoding uncharacterized protein LOC142619235, with protein sequence MAMSKVEEEEETERLVMGTTKVVYYLEPLMSKELLCKFPDKSLAFDFDYTQSSIWSPLVPRAYSAMDLDSDFEDLDFITPTNRNISFGGGAMVLSNKTKLKKVTSNIKKKLNINLNLNVLKMKHMHKNKTKASEFSPTPLKPTFTCFPHTTKAWTKALKVASKHFKKKKKKDPTAHVKLSKTI
- the LOC142620732 gene encoding uncharacterized protein LOC142620732 produces the protein MVMLCLIPLERVILISHSVSLVLTLRGGDKRLYFFDLTLLNVAYVLTEKKPKKKKSEQLTEEELSQHEKDVKKWDKDHLYCRNYLLNCLSDDLYDYYDQAYKSAKKMVEGKSVVEQSYELQMIAQDVRSDGIRVDEQMQVSAIIDKLPESWKEFAKVLRHKQKELSFESLITRLRVEEEARNQDKTVELHGANGP